A portion of the Sphingobacterium spiritivorum genome contains these proteins:
- a CDS encoding DUF5606 domain-containing protein — translation MNLRALVSVTGKPGLFKLIGQNKGGFILETLDQAKIKSVVNLSTTKMATLEDITIYGEEEEIKLLDVFETIKTKGLETPDVKASGDTLRDFFREVAPGHDESRVYTSDIKKIISWYNIIKELPIFDEEAPAPLV, via the coding sequence ATGAATTTAAGAGCATTAGTATCCGTAACCGGCAAACCGGGATTATTTAAACTGATCGGACAAAACAAAGGTGGCTTTATCCTGGAAACATTAGATCAAGCCAAGATAAAATCAGTAGTAAATCTGTCTACTACAAAGATGGCGACTCTGGAAGATATCACTATCTATGGAGAGGAAGAAGAAATCAAATTACTGGACGTATTCGAAACGATCAAAACAAAAGGACTGGAAACACCTGATGTGAAAGCTAGCGGAGATACATTACGTGATTTTTTCCGTGAAGTAGCACCTGGACATGATGAGTCCCGTGTATATACTTCAGATATCAAGAAAATTATCTCCTGGTATAACATTATTAAAGAGTTACCAATATTTGACGAAGAAGCTCCGGCTCCTTTGGTATAA
- a CDS encoding peptidylprolyl isomerase, with amino-acid sequence MSKAIIKTEKGDMTVEFYTADAPNTVDNFIKLAKSGYYDGLAFHRVIPDFVIQGGCPNSKEGAAGVPGTGGPGYKIDCELTGENQYHDRGVLSMAHAGRNTGGSQFFICHSRNNTAHLDRNHTCFGKVVENVDVVDDIRQGDRILTIEVIED; translated from the coding sequence ATGAGCAAAGCGATTATTAAAACAGAAAAAGGCGACATGACTGTGGAATTTTACACAGCTGATGCTCCAAATACCGTAGATAACTTTATCAAACTGGCTAAATCAGGATATTATGACGGATTAGCATTTCACCGTGTTATCCCTGATTTCGTTATTCAAGGAGGTTGCCCTAATTCTAAAGAAGGTGCAGCAGGCGTACCGGGAACAGGTGGTCCGGGTTACAAAATAGATTGTGAACTGACAGGAGAAAACCAGTACCATGACCGTGGAGTACTTTCTATGGCACATGCCGGTCGTAATACCGGAGGTTCTCAGTTTTTTATCTGCCATAGCCGCAACAATACAGCTCACCTTGACCGCAACCATACCTGTTTTGGTAAAGTTGTTGAAAATGTAGATGTAGTGGATGATATCCGTCAGGGTGACCGTATCCTGACTATTGAAGTAATCGAAGATTAA
- a CDS encoding nuclear transport factor 2 family protein → MKNLIKTVAFLLFIAITTSSFASGIYNPGKNYSADAVISNYIETTTMGNPANVENLFTDNFFQTVSTPSKVITHSKKPFIDYVKSQKGYVQNCQTSHTIIERNDNCAIAKITLTYKNFTKVEYVTVCSDGEIWKVSQVVTSYPKK, encoded by the coding sequence ATGAAAAATCTAATCAAAACTGTAGCTTTCTTATTATTCATTGCAATAACAACAAGCTCTTTTGCTTCCGGAATCTATAATCCTGGCAAAAATTATTCAGCAGATGCTGTAATCAGCAATTATATCGAAACGACGACTATGGGAAACCCTGCCAATGTAGAAAATTTGTTTACAGACAATTTCTTTCAGACAGTTTCCACTCCTTCAAAAGTGATAACTCATTCAAAAAAACCATTTATAGACTATGTAAAAAGCCAGAAAGGCTATGTGCAGAACTGCCAGACAAGTCATACCATTATCGAACGCAACGACAACTGTGCAATTGCTAAAATAACATTGACCTACAAGAACTTTACAAAAGTAGAATATGTAACTGTGTGCAGCGATGGAGAAATATGGAAAGTAAGTCAGGTCGTTACTTCGTACCCTAAAAAATAA
- the radC gene encoding RadC family protein, giving the protein MSKLAINKWAENDRPREKLERRGRRVLSNAELLAILIGSGSFGEDAVGLARRILSDHQHNLDFLSQLDVDDLKVYRGIGSAKAITIIAALELGRRRKESTEKEAVVLNCSQKVFEYFKFQLQDLQHEEFWVLYLNRASVVQSQQLIGRGGNDFTPVDVRIILRQALNCHASSMILVHNHPSGSLKPSNQDLQLTKKIVDASKIMDIRVMDHVIFTNSKYFSFQDEGLMD; this is encoded by the coding sequence ATGAGTAAGTTAGCGATAAATAAATGGGCAGAAAATGACCGGCCACGAGAAAAGCTGGAAAGACGTGGAAGAAGGGTTCTGAGTAATGCAGAGTTACTGGCTATTCTTATCGGTTCAGGTTCCTTTGGGGAAGATGCTGTCGGACTGGCGCGCCGTATTCTTTCAGATCATCAGCACAATCTTGATTTCTTGTCTCAGCTGGATGTGGATGATCTAAAGGTATATAGAGGCATAGGCAGCGCTAAGGCTATTACTATTATAGCTGCTTTGGAATTGGGCCGAAGACGAAAAGAGAGTACGGAGAAGGAAGCTGTGGTCCTTAATTGCAGTCAGAAAGTATTTGAGTACTTTAAATTCCAATTACAGGATCTTCAGCATGAAGAGTTCTGGGTATTATACCTTAACCGTGCATCTGTGGTTCAGAGTCAGCAACTCATAGGGAGGGGAGGGAATGATTTTACTCCTGTAGATGTCCGTATTATCCTCAGACAAGCACTGAATTGTCATGCCAGTTCTATGATCCTCGTTCACAACCATCCTTCAGGTTCCCTGAAGCCAAGTAATCAGGACCTTCAGCTGACAAAAAAAATTGTAGATGCTTCAAAAATAATGGATATTAGAGTAATGGATCATGTCATATTTACAAACAGCAAATATTTTAGTTTTCAGGACGAGGGATTGATGGATTAA